A window of Mangifera indica cultivar Alphonso chromosome 11, CATAS_Mindica_2.1, whole genome shotgun sequence contains these coding sequences:
- the LOC123229126 gene encoding AP-2 complex subunit mu-like, producing MKCFLSGMPDLKLGLNDKIGLEKESQLKSRPTKSGKTIELDDVTFHQCVNLTRFNSEKTVSFVPPDGEFELMKYRITEGVNLPSRVLPTIKEFGRTREEVNVKVKSAFGAKMFALGVVIKIPVPKQTAKTSFQVTSGRAKYNLAIDCLVWKIRKFPGQTDPTMSAEIELIPTMAEKKSLTRPPIQMEFQVPMFTASGLRVRFLKVWEKSGYNTVEWVRYITKAGSYEIRC from the exons ATGAAATGCTTCCTGTCTGGAATGCCTGATTTGAAGTTgggtttgaatgataaaattggTCTTGAGAAAGAGTCACAGCTGAAGTCCCGTCCTACTAAAAG TGGTAAAACAATTGAGCTTGATGATGTTACTTTCCATCAATGTGTGAACTTGACGAGGTTTAATTCGGAGAAGACTGTGAGTTTTGTGCCACCGGATGGTGAATTTGAATTGATGAA GTATCGTATAACTGAGGGTGTTAATCTTCCATCCCGTGTCCTGCCAACAATTAAGGAGTTTGGTCGAACACGCGAGGAAGTAAATGTTAAG gTAAAGAGTGCTTTTGGTGCAAAAATGTTTGCACTTGGGGTTGTTATCAAAATTCCTGTACCAAAGCAGACAGCAAAGACAAGTTTCCAAGTGACATCAGGTCGAGCAAAGTACAATCTTGCAATTGATTGCTTGGTTTGGAA GATAAGAAAATTTCCTGGCCAAACTGACCCAACCATGAGCGCAGAGATTGAGTTGATTCCCACGATGGCAGAAAAGAAGTCTTTGACAAGGCCACCAATTCAGATGGAATTCCAG GTTCCCATGTTCACCGCTTCTGGTTTACGTGTTCGATTTTTAAAG GTATGGGAGAAGAGTGGCTACAATACTGTTGAGTGGGTCCGTTATATTACTAAAGCTGGTTCATATGAGATTAGATGCTAG